The following proteins are co-located in the Salvelinus sp. IW2-2015 linkage group LG36, ASM291031v2, whole genome shotgun sequence genome:
- the LOC111959667 gene encoding helix-loop-helix protein 2-like has translation MMLSPDQPDVDLPWGQPDTETLLNSIKMECAPLPAEPAEGEGKARSLSIPSLSREEKRRRRRATAKYRSAHATRERIRVEAFNVGFAELRKLLPTLPPDKKLSKIEILRLAICYITYLNHVLDA, from the coding sequence ATGATGCTGAGTCCTGACCAGCCAGACGTTGACCTGCCCTGGGGGCAGCCCGATACAGAGACCCTGCTGAACAGCATCAARATGGAGTGCGCACCCCTGCCCGCGGAGCCAGCAGAGGGCGAAGGCAAGGCGCGCTCTCTGTCCATTCCTTCCCTcagcagggaggagaagaggaggcggAGGCGCGCTACAGCCAAGTACCGTTCCGCGCACGCAACAAGAGAGCGCATCCGCGTCGAAGCTTTCAACGTTGGGTTCGCCGAGCTGAGGAAGCTTCTCCCGACACTTCCACCAGACAAGAAGCTGTCCAAGATTGAGATCCTCCGGCTCGCAATCTGCTACATCACCTACCTCAACCATGTGCTGGATGCGTAG